One Fuerstiella marisgermanici DNA window includes the following coding sequences:
- a CDS encoding efflux RND transporter periplasmic adaptor subunit has product MQTLADASTVDMTRTRLRLCSGVTFTPQVYGDQTFYHIEVGAKSLYYRIGYTEYVFLSLLDGRTSFCEALALTARTLGADALPQPQAMSLYTWAVENKVATFAEGDASKSTPDKPAATNPLQKYNPLWIRIPLGRPDAMLKVMQPFLGWLFSPVATMLGVLLMLAAMFRLATDWDRFAAASENVFAKENWLWLLLAWIGLKSVHELGHGLVCRRYGGTVRETGIILAFFAPLAYVDVTSCWAFRSRWQRIHTAVAGMYVELLLASIAIFTWTQFRSEVTSHLLYNVIVMASVSTLLFNANPLMRFDGYYILADLLQVPNLYTESGLAVKRFMSRVLFGIRSSTPTVGGGHGGILTVYGVAAFVWRIFICFTMALAASALFHGAGMMLSIMAAVAWFAMPVVKSVKGGLQIFHSEPARAVRGAVIATAMAGLIVAVFCKMPVPFSNTAPGVVTLPDGRMIRSEVSGFIDRIHVVDGQRVEEGELLILLRNEDITSEYQDLRLEHQQETVRYQTALKEHDAGTAKVARGNLASLDERLAEAAQQAAALEIRAAAAGIVVARQLETRLNSYIKEGEELLLVDDDQPRELRVSVAQQDFAELESKLGHTVPVRLGTRARTTGIVTRVVPRASRRLPFQSLAATEGGSLPVVSASGDDGETESRLTEQRFEAVIQLRGEDAATEHVVGERGYISLPSMHRSLGSHAYYGFRNWLHNQIAATTRAARG; this is encoded by the coding sequence ATGCAGACGCTCGCGGACGCATCCACTGTCGACATGACTCGCACGCGCCTGCGGCTATGCAGCGGCGTGACCTTTACTCCACAGGTTTACGGCGATCAGACGTTCTACCACATCGAAGTGGGCGCGAAGTCACTGTACTACCGCATCGGCTACACAGAATATGTGTTCCTGTCGTTGCTGGACGGTCGCACCAGCTTCTGCGAAGCCCTCGCGCTAACCGCGCGCACGCTGGGTGCCGACGCGTTGCCTCAACCACAGGCGATGTCGCTGTACACATGGGCCGTCGAAAACAAAGTGGCGACCTTCGCGGAAGGTGACGCGTCAAAATCTACGCCCGACAAGCCTGCCGCTACCAACCCGCTGCAGAAGTACAATCCGCTCTGGATTCGCATTCCGCTCGGACGCCCGGACGCAATGCTGAAAGTGATGCAACCGTTTCTGGGCTGGCTGTTTTCACCCGTCGCGACCATGCTGGGTGTCCTGCTGATGCTGGCCGCCATGTTCCGTTTGGCGACCGACTGGGACCGCTTTGCGGCCGCCTCCGAAAACGTGTTCGCGAAGGAAAATTGGTTGTGGCTGCTGCTGGCGTGGATCGGCCTGAAGTCTGTTCACGAACTTGGCCACGGACTTGTCTGCCGTCGTTACGGTGGAACAGTTCGCGAAACGGGAATCATTCTGGCCTTCTTCGCGCCGCTCGCGTATGTCGATGTCACCAGCTGCTGGGCGTTTCGTTCGCGGTGGCAGCGCATTCACACGGCGGTGGCCGGGATGTACGTGGAACTGCTGCTGGCGTCGATCGCGATCTTCACGTGGACTCAGTTTCGTTCTGAAGTCACGTCGCATTTGCTGTACAACGTAATTGTAATGGCCAGCGTTTCGACGTTGCTGTTTAATGCGAATCCGTTGATGAGGTTCGACGGCTACTACATTCTGGCCGACCTTCTTCAGGTTCCCAATCTGTACACAGAATCCGGCCTGGCCGTCAAACGCTTTATGTCGCGAGTGTTGTTCGGCATCCGCAGCTCAACGCCGACGGTGGGCGGAGGTCATGGCGGGATTCTCACTGTCTATGGCGTCGCCGCGTTCGTTTGGCGAATCTTCATTTGCTTCACAATGGCGTTAGCCGCATCGGCGTTGTTTCACGGAGCGGGCATGATGCTGTCGATCATGGCAGCGGTGGCGTGGTTCGCAATGCCCGTCGTCAAATCAGTGAAAGGCGGCCTGCAGATCTTCCACTCAGAGCCCGCTCGCGCCGTGCGAGGAGCCGTGATTGCCACAGCGATGGCGGGCCTCATCGTAGCCGTCTTCTGCAAAATGCCGGTCCCATTTTCGAACACCGCGCCGGGCGTGGTCACACTGCCGGACGGTCGCATGATACGTAGTGAGGTGTCTGGTTTCATCGACCGCATTCACGTGGTCGACGGTCAACGAGTCGAAGAAGGCGAACTGTTGATCCTGCTGCGAAACGAAGACATCACGTCTGAGTACCAGGACTTGCGGCTGGAACATCAGCAGGAAACCGTCCGTTATCAAACAGCCCTAAAAGAGCACGATGCTGGCACAGCCAAGGTGGCTCGCGGCAACCTCGCGTCACTGGACGAACGCCTGGCAGAAGCCGCTCAACAAGCCGCCGCTTTGGAAATCCGCGCCGCGGCTGCCGGAATTGTGGTGGCTCGACAGTTAGAAACGCGTCTGAATTCGTACATCAAAGAAGGCGAAGAATTGCTGTTGGTGGATGACGATCAACCGCGTGAACTACGAGTGTCGGTCGCTCAGCAGGACTTCGCAGAACTCGAATCAAAACTCGGCCACACCGTGCCCGTCCGCTTGGGAACTCGCGCGAGAACCACCGGAATCGTGACGCGAGTGGTACCGCGAGCATCCCGCCGATTGCCGTTTCAATCCCTGGCGGCAACCGAAGGCGGTTCGCTACCCGTTGTGTCGGCCAGCGGTGACGATGGCGAAACGGAAAGCCGATTAACCGAACAACGTTTCGAAGCAGTGATTCAGCTGCGCGGCGAAGATGCAGCCACCGAACATGTCGTCGGCGAACGCGGCTACATTTCGCTGCCCAGCATGCACCGATCCCTCGGCAGCCACGCCTACTACGGCTTCCGCAACTGGCTCCACAACCAAATCGCCGCCACTACACGTGCCGCTCGCGGCTAA
- a CDS encoding efflux RND transporter periplasmic adaptor subunit, producing the protein MNTAHIRFPYRSAIVLAVATFCAISFAPIRLAGGSDRAVPPRAVKSVHKTAAASSNTSTRDVAQMRFGKDSMMPSDNRQSFQSAGDVIQGFTEPYSDINMAASEMGTLADVFVREGQVVKAGELIAKLDDAVLRASLEVAAAGMSAEGELKSAATQLELKKVEQEKLAELFGRQHASQQELDRVRGEVDIATARLQSVCEDLEVRRLEHARIQTQLKQRQIRSTIDGVVVDVRKDKGEFVSPSDPVVAQIVQLDPLLVVFSVPIGNRDQIHSGQTVAMSIGERAAAVQGEVEFVSPTADASSGSFRVHVRLPNSERRWHGGEKTILLLDEAVPSPQPTEKLAKKTR; encoded by the coding sequence ATGAATACTGCTCATATCCGATTTCCATATCGCTCAGCCATCGTGCTGGCCGTCGCAACGTTTTGCGCCATCAGTTTCGCGCCGATACGGCTTGCGGGCGGCAGCGATCGCGCGGTACCTCCACGCGCAGTGAAGTCTGTGCATAAGACGGCGGCCGCCAGTTCGAATACATCGACTCGCGACGTTGCGCAAATGCGATTCGGCAAAGATTCTATGATGCCTTCCGACAACCGCCAGTCATTCCAATCGGCGGGCGACGTGATTCAGGGGTTCACCGAACCGTATTCTGATATCAACATGGCAGCGTCTGAAATGGGAACTCTGGCAGACGTTTTTGTACGTGAAGGCCAGGTGGTCAAAGCCGGAGAACTGATCGCAAAGCTTGACGACGCCGTGCTGCGAGCATCACTTGAAGTCGCTGCGGCCGGGATGTCGGCAGAAGGCGAACTCAAGTCGGCCGCCACGCAACTGGAACTCAAGAAAGTTGAACAAGAGAAACTGGCGGAACTTTTTGGACGGCAGCACGCCAGTCAGCAGGAACTGGATCGCGTTCGAGGCGAAGTCGACATCGCGACCGCTCGATTGCAATCCGTCTGCGAAGACCTGGAAGTCCGACGCCTGGAACACGCTCGTATTCAGACGCAGCTGAAGCAGCGACAGATACGTTCCACAATCGACGGTGTCGTCGTGGACGTTCGCAAAGACAAAGGCGAATTCGTATCGCCATCCGATCCCGTCGTCGCTCAAATCGTACAGCTCGATCCGCTGCTGGTCGTGTTCTCGGTACCAATCGGCAACCGTGATCAGATTCACAGCGGGCAAACGGTCGCCATGTCGATCGGCGAACGAGCGGCGGCTGTTCAGGGTGAGGTCGAATTTGTATCGCCCACGGCCGATGCGTCCAGTGGTAGCTTTCGCGTCCACGTGCGACTGCCGAATTCAGAACGTCGCTGGCATGGCGGCGAGAAGACAATTCTGCTGCTGGACGAAGCGGTCCCAAGTCCACAGCCGACCGAGAAGCTGGCGAAGAAAACGCGATGA
- a CDS encoding DUF1549 domain-containing protein has protein sequence MSFAIVLIASTLQAADAQPSVSFVNDVMPVLTKAGCNTGVCHAKAGGGQNGFQLSLLGFEAREDYESIVQEARGRRLFLAAPERSLLLMKATAQTPHGGGERVKQDSSQYQTLLQWVQQGTPYTRDNEPELVSVDVQPERGIVAMNTQKQLKATATYSDGSTRDITELALFESNDDAMATVSEAGLVSVSDIPGKVSVMLRYQAKTAVFSAAVPLGVAVTDLPEPNNFIDDYVFANLQEIGIPPSPVCDDATFIRRVSLDIAGRLPTPAETAEFLASTDDNKREQVIDSLLRSPQYADFFANKWTALLKNRRDDTRDITTNFAFHAWIRDSLLANVPYDQLVRQLLAATGRVVSNPPVAWYKRVKDPKEQLEDVAQLFLGVRMQCAQCHHHPFERWSQDDYYSLSAFFTQVGRKPTDTFGEDLIFHKRGRATAKNVKTGTVLVPAAFGDDVGEIRPDEDPRLRLADWMSAPDNPFFAKSLVNRYWKHFLSRGLIEPEDDIRDTNPPTNPELLAALEERFIGSGYDLKDLVKAITLSKTYQLSAVPNKHNLVDRQNYSRYYPRRLQAEVLLDAIDDLTGATTSFANLPAGTSAVGLPDNSYNKSSQFLQVFGRPNGDSVCECERVQSSNLGQSLHLLNSGEIKSKLAVAKGRATTLAASEKPLEERIAELYAVAFSRKPTADEVKTAVEYFNEPLTAKDGKPIDDKAAAKINFQDMIWALMNTKEFLFNH, from the coding sequence ATGTCGTTCGCGATTGTACTGATCGCCTCGACGTTGCAGGCTGCTGACGCTCAACCGTCGGTCAGTTTTGTCAACGACGTCATGCCCGTGCTGACCAAAGCAGGGTGCAACACAGGCGTGTGTCATGCCAAAGCGGGCGGGGGGCAGAATGGCTTTCAGCTTTCTTTGCTCGGCTTTGAAGCTCGCGAAGACTACGAAAGCATCGTGCAGGAAGCGCGGGGGCGACGGCTGTTTTTGGCTGCTCCGGAACGCAGCCTTCTGCTGATGAAGGCCACCGCCCAGACGCCTCACGGCGGCGGCGAACGAGTGAAGCAGGACTCTTCGCAATACCAAACACTGCTGCAGTGGGTTCAGCAAGGCACGCCTTACACTCGCGACAACGAACCGGAACTCGTATCGGTGGACGTTCAGCCCGAACGCGGCATTGTCGCGATGAACACTCAGAAGCAACTGAAGGCAACGGCCACGTATTCCGACGGCAGCACACGCGACATCACGGAATTGGCGTTGTTCGAATCCAATGACGACGCGATGGCAACAGTTTCCGAAGCGGGGCTCGTTTCCGTCAGCGACATCCCTGGCAAAGTTTCGGTGATGCTTCGGTACCAGGCCAAAACGGCGGTGTTTAGTGCGGCCGTGCCGCTGGGCGTTGCGGTGACGGATTTGCCGGAACCAAACAACTTCATCGACGATTATGTCTTCGCGAATCTGCAGGAGATCGGGATTCCACCATCGCCCGTTTGTGACGATGCCACGTTCATCCGTCGCGTGTCGCTCGACATTGCCGGACGTTTGCCGACTCCCGCTGAAACGGCTGAGTTCCTCGCCAGCACAGACGACAACAAGCGCGAACAGGTCATTGATTCGCTACTGCGAAGTCCGCAGTATGCCGACTTCTTCGCCAACAAGTGGACAGCCTTGCTAAAAAACCGTCGCGACGACACTCGTGACATCACCACCAACTTTGCGTTCCATGCGTGGATTCGAGACAGCCTGCTGGCGAATGTGCCGTACGACCAACTGGTGCGTCAGTTGTTGGCGGCGACCGGGCGAGTCGTCAGCAATCCGCCGGTGGCGTGGTACAAGCGAGTCAAAGATCCGAAGGAGCAGTTGGAAGACGTCGCTCAATTGTTCCTCGGCGTTCGCATGCAGTGTGCTCAATGTCATCACCATCCGTTTGAACGCTGGAGCCAGGACGATTACTACAGCCTGTCGGCGTTCTTCACTCAGGTTGGTCGCAAGCCGACGGACACTTTTGGCGAAGATTTGATCTTTCACAAACGAGGCCGCGCAACGGCAAAGAACGTGAAGACAGGGACCGTTCTTGTGCCAGCAGCCTTCGGCGACGACGTCGGCGAAATTCGACCGGACGAAGACCCGCGGCTGCGTCTGGCGGACTGGATGAGTGCCCCGGACAATCCGTTCTTTGCGAAGTCGCTGGTGAATCGGTATTGGAAGCACTTTCTGAGTCGCGGGCTGATCGAACCCGAAGACGACATCCGCGACACGAATCCGCCGACGAATCCGGAATTGCTGGCCGCGTTGGAAGAACGTTTCATCGGCAGCGGCTACGACCTGAAGGATCTGGTGAAGGCGATCACGTTGTCAAAGACCTACCAACTGAGCGCAGTGCCCAACAAACATAACCTCGTCGACCGCCAAAACTATTCACGCTATTACCCTCGCCGACTTCAGGCAGAAGTGCTGCTGGATGCGATCGACGATTTGACCGGTGCAACGACCAGCTTTGCCAACCTGCCCGCGGGAACCAGTGCGGTGGGTTTGCCAGATAACAGCTACAACAAGTCGTCACAGTTTTTACAGGTGTTCGGTCGTCCCAACGGTGACAGTGTGTGTGAATGCGAACGAGTGCAGTCGTCCAATCTGGGTCAAAGCCTGCATTTGCTGAATTCGGGTGAGATCAAGTCCAAACTGGCGGTTGCCAAGGGCCGAGCCACAACGTTGGCGGCCAGCGAAAAGCCCCTTGAGGAACGAATCGCAGAACTGTATGCCGTCGCGTTCTCTCGCAAACCAACGGCGGACGAAGTGAAGACAGCCGTCGAGTATTTCAACGAACCGTTAACCGCGAAGGATGGGAAGCCCATCGACGACAAAGCGGCTGCGAAGATTAACTTTCAGGACATGATCTGGGCATTGATGAACACGAAGGAATTTCTATTCAACCATTAA
- a CDS encoding efflux RND transporter periplasmic adaptor subunit, giving the protein MKSIGPHPEITAKASHLTDQPDATASAKRLIRTTAGQVASARIEDLIDVAPLSTNDLPTMQESLVETFVDDGLNSLPLMPEHTLQATATEPGTDAGPSEELGTGGSSENCGEAEHLAAMIELFSKVASKHRLPEAMQCLATTLQQHLHAYEVFVGVCPAGGRTSRLIASSDNQPPDPLAKVTRSAEAVFQEAAVRRAVSCWPAIDANSRHALVSHQQFAELQQATHIVSCSLQDETGAPVGAVAVLFRECDEDTRKATTAIRFLRAAGPVLTCTIQSVQRATQSLTDRIRAGGRSLWNSQRTKTVGIILAAVAGVLLIPVDYRVRCESEIQPVSRRFVAAPFAAPLKQCLVEPGDVVEEGQLLAELDGRELRWELAGITADFGKATKEHNAWLSEQDFGKAAISRHEIERLQNRSAVLNDRTRQLEVRSPIGGIIVAGDHQDSEGVPLETGQSLFEVAPLDRMRIEVAIPEDDVRHVVAGMKISLVLDSMPSEAVPATIDSIHPRAELREHENVFIAEALLDNNDLQLRPGMRGTAKVSTGRRPLGWNLFHKPVAHLIGWLGW; this is encoded by the coding sequence ATGAAGTCAATCGGACCACATCCCGAAATCACCGCCAAAGCCTCGCATCTTACAGACCAACCAGACGCCACCGCGTCCGCCAAACGGTTGATCAGGACGACGGCCGGGCAAGTCGCGTCAGCGCGGATTGAAGACCTGATCGACGTTGCGCCGTTGTCCACCAATGACCTGCCGACCATGCAGGAATCGCTGGTGGAAACCTTCGTCGACGATGGCTTGAACAGCCTTCCATTGATGCCGGAGCACACGCTTCAAGCCACCGCAACGGAACCCGGCACTGATGCTGGTCCTTCCGAAGAACTCGGAACCGGCGGTAGTTCTGAAAACTGTGGCGAAGCTGAACATCTTGCAGCGATGATCGAGCTGTTCAGCAAAGTCGCGTCTAAGCACCGCCTGCCCGAAGCGATGCAGTGCCTGGCAACCACCCTACAACAACACCTTCACGCGTACGAAGTTTTCGTTGGCGTGTGTCCGGCCGGCGGACGCACCAGCCGACTTATTGCGTCGTCTGACAACCAGCCGCCCGATCCGCTTGCAAAAGTCACTCGATCCGCTGAAGCCGTTTTTCAGGAAGCGGCCGTTCGTCGAGCGGTTTCGTGTTGGCCTGCGATCGATGCGAATTCAAGGCACGCGTTGGTCAGTCATCAGCAGTTTGCGGAACTACAACAAGCGACTCATATCGTATCGTGCTCGTTGCAGGACGAAACCGGCGCACCCGTGGGCGCGGTCGCCGTGCTGTTTCGTGAATGCGACGAAGATACTCGCAAGGCGACCACCGCAATTCGGTTCCTGCGCGCCGCCGGCCCAGTGTTGACGTGTACGATTCAATCTGTGCAGCGAGCCACTCAAAGTTTGACCGATCGAATCCGAGCAGGCGGTCGCAGCTTGTGGAATAGTCAGCGTACGAAGACGGTCGGCATCATTCTGGCGGCCGTCGCTGGCGTGCTGCTGATTCCAGTGGACTATCGAGTTCGTTGTGAAAGCGAAATACAACCTGTGTCGCGTCGCTTCGTGGCCGCACCGTTTGCGGCACCGCTAAAACAGTGTCTGGTTGAACCTGGCGACGTCGTCGAAGAAGGACAGTTGCTGGCCGAACTGGACGGCCGTGAACTGAGATGGGAGCTGGCCGGCATCACGGCTGACTTCGGCAAAGCGACCAAAGAACACAACGCATGGCTGTCGGAGCAGGACTTCGGCAAAGCGGCCATATCGCGTCACGAAATTGAACGCCTGCAAAACCGATCGGCCGTTCTAAACGATCGCACTCGTCAACTGGAAGTGCGCAGCCCAATAGGCGGAATTATCGTCGCGGGCGATCATCAGGATTCTGAAGGCGTGCCGCTGGAAACCGGGCAGTCACTGTTTGAAGTCGCTCCGCTTGATCGCATGCGAATTGAAGTCGCCATTCCTGAAGACGATGTTCGTCACGTCGTCGCCGGGATGAAGATTTCACTGGTGTTGGATTCCATGCCGTCAGAAGCGGTGCCCGCCACGATCGACAGTATTCATCCGCGAGCCGAATTGCGTGAACACGAAAACGTGTTTATCGCAGAAGCATTGTTGGACAACAACGACCTTCAACTGCGTCCCGGCATGCGTGGCACGGCGAAAGTGTCGACCGGTCGGCGACCGTTGGGTTGGAACCTGTTCCACAAGCCCGTCGCGCATCTTATCGGCTGGCTGGGGTGGTAA
- a CDS encoding PPC domain-containing protein, translating to MRLKTLSTTSFMVLLCVAALASDAVAQSVCLPSPRLLTTMPMGGQAGTDVEITITCQNVDDPEELIFSHPSITATPKLNDKGLPVENQYIVKIGEDCPAGIHDVRIMSRLGISSARAFNVGTLPEVTRTKPNITLANAMALDLNSICNATMTNRQVDYFTFEAAKGQRIVVDCAAGGIDSKLTPVLIVADAAGNDLNVERRGGAIDFTAPEAGKYVVKVHDLTFNGGATYFYRLALQTAQPEQSVPRLPATSTVSSFSWPPANLSNDSIIAEAEPNKLSSNAMKVDLPCDISGSFFPAADVDVFEFTAKKGEVWWVEVASERLGRPTDANVIVQHVAGDSENETITDVAELTDITHPIKVSRNHYSYDGPPYHAGSPDVLGKVEIKQDSIHRLQVLDLFGGTRNDPSNIYRLIIRKAKPDFAVIAWALHMELRNGDRNALSKPLALRGGYTIPLEVAAIRRDGFNGDINLQLTNLPDGVTATGLKIPAGQTRGILLVTADESAPRGLSFAEFTASATIDGAEVTRHGHLAAHRWPVTNARSEIPAPRLMASFPVSVGGSEATPITIAAAEDKVWEVTAGEKLTIPLVQTRRCEFSGPKMKLKTYGHGFDAAAAFDVPLTADTSDAVLDTAALKTAPGEYTIAFYGSAVAKYAYNLPAVQAAEVAAEAAKQKAAEIKAETKAAADAVALLADAATQTEDEEAATARSAEVEAAKTHLTELEARQKAADKEVVATEARLKQAQSRSNPKDIVDIVVSKPVRIRVTPKTETAAK from the coding sequence ATGCGACTTAAGACACTGTCAACAACATCGTTCATGGTTCTGCTCTGCGTTGCCGCGTTGGCTTCGGACGCGGTTGCTCAGTCCGTCTGCCTGCCGTCGCCGCGACTGCTGACCACCATGCCAATGGGCGGACAAGCGGGCACGGACGTCGAAATCACGATTACCTGTCAAAACGTCGACGACCCGGAAGAACTGATCTTTTCGCACCCGTCAATCACGGCGACGCCCAAGCTAAACGACAAGGGGCTGCCGGTTGAAAACCAGTATATCGTCAAAATCGGCGAAGACTGCCCCGCTGGTATTCACGATGTGCGAATCATGTCGCGATTGGGGATCTCATCCGCGCGAGCGTTCAATGTGGGCACGCTGCCTGAAGTGACAAGGACGAAGCCGAACATCACTTTGGCTAACGCGATGGCGTTGGATTTGAATTCAATCTGCAACGCGACAATGACCAATCGTCAGGTCGATTACTTTACGTTCGAAGCCGCCAAAGGCCAGCGAATCGTCGTCGACTGTGCGGCAGGCGGAATTGATTCCAAGTTGACTCCTGTACTGATTGTCGCCGATGCAGCGGGCAATGATCTGAACGTCGAACGCCGTGGCGGCGCGATCGATTTCACGGCACCGGAAGCCGGCAAGTATGTCGTGAAGGTTCATGATCTGACGTTCAACGGCGGTGCGACCTACTTCTATCGTCTGGCATTGCAAACGGCTCAGCCAGAACAATCTGTGCCGCGTCTGCCTGCCACCAGTACCGTGAGCTCCTTTTCGTGGCCGCCCGCCAACTTATCCAACGACAGCATCATTGCAGAAGCGGAACCGAACAAGCTTTCTTCAAACGCCATGAAGGTTGACCTGCCGTGTGATATCAGCGGCAGCTTCTTTCCGGCGGCCGATGTTGATGTGTTCGAATTCACGGCAAAGAAGGGCGAGGTTTGGTGGGTGGAAGTCGCTTCCGAACGACTCGGTCGTCCCACTGACGCCAACGTCATTGTGCAACACGTGGCTGGCGATAGTGAAAACGAAACCATCACCGACGTTGCCGAACTCACCGATATCACTCACCCAATCAAGGTGTCGCGGAATCACTATTCGTACGACGGACCTCCCTACCACGCCGGTTCGCCGGACGTTTTGGGGAAGGTTGAAATTAAGCAGGACAGCATTCACCGGTTGCAGGTGCTGGATCTGTTCGGCGGAACTCGCAACGATCCGAGCAACATCTACCGCCTGATCATTCGCAAAGCCAAGCCTGACTTCGCCGTCATCGCGTGGGCGTTGCACATGGAACTGCGAAACGGCGACCGCAACGCTCTATCCAAGCCGCTGGCTCTGCGAGGTGGCTACACGATTCCGCTGGAAGTGGCCGCGATTCGCCGAGACGGATTTAATGGCGACATCAATTTGCAACTAACCAACCTTCCGGACGGTGTCACCGCGACCGGGCTGAAAATTCCGGCCGGGCAAACTCGCGGCATCCTGCTGGTCACCGCCGACGAATCCGCACCGCGAGGGTTAAGCTTCGCAGAATTCACGGCGTCGGCCACTATCGACGGCGCAGAAGTCACACGACACGGGCATCTGGCCGCGCACAGGTGGCCGGTCACGAATGCTCGCTCAGAAATTCCGGCACCGCGTTTGATGGCCAGTTTCCCGGTATCGGTCGGTGGATCCGAAGCCACGCCGATCACGATTGCGGCAGCCGAAGACAAAGTGTGGGAAGTGACTGCTGGCGAAAAGTTAACGATCCCGCTGGTCCAGACTCGTCGCTGTGAGTTCTCCGGCCCCAAAATGAAACTCAAAACCTACGGCCACGGCTTTGATGCGGCCGCCGCTTTCGACGTGCCTTTGACCGCCGACACGTCCGACGCGGTCCTCGACACAGCCGCCTTAAAGACCGCTCCCGGCGAATACACAATTGCCTTCTACGGCAGCGCTGTGGCGAAGTATGCTTACAACCTTCCCGCCGTGCAGGCCGCCGAAGTAGCCGCAGAGGCTGCAAAGCAAAAAGCGGCCGAGATAAAAGCAGAAACCAAGGCCGCAGCGGATGCCGTGGCACTGCTGGCAGACGCTGCAACGCAAACGGAAGACGAAGAGGCAGCCACGGCTCGAAGTGCTGAAGTCGAAGCGGCGAAGACTCACTTAACGGAACTGGAAGCTCGGCAAAAAGCGGCCGATAAAGAAGTGGTGGCCACAGAGGCTCGTTTGAAGCAGGCTCAAAGTCGCAGCAACCCCAAAGACATTGTGGATATCGTGGTTTCGAAACCTGTACGCATTCGAGTGACCCCGAAAACCGAAACCGCAGCGAAGTAG